Genomic segment of Maricaulis maris:
AAGAACCCGTCCACCGTCACCAATTCCGACGGTGACCTCATCGCCCTGTCGCGCAACATGCAGCTGGTGATCGAGGATAGCGAGGGCAAGGAGCGCGAAAGCTACAAGCTCGGCTACGGCACCAAGCTGAAGGTCAAGCAAGGCGACAAGACCGTTCGCGGCCAGCGTCTCGGCGAGTGGGACCCTTATACGGCCCCGGTCGTGTCCGAAGTGGGCGGCAAGGTGAAGTTTGTCGATATCGCCGAAGGCGTGTCGGTGAAGGAAGAGACTGACGAAGCGACCGGTATCGCCTCGAAGGTGGTCATCGACTGGCGCGGTTCGGCCAAGGCCAACGCCCTCCAGCCGACGATCGTCGTCCAGGATGACAATGGTGAGCCGATCAAGCTCTCCTCCGGTTCCACGGCCAGCTACATGCTGTCGGTGGGCGCGGTTCTCTCGGTTGCCGATGGTGACACGGTTCGTCCGGGTGACATCGTTGCCCGTATCCCGACCGAAGGCGCCAAGACCCGCGATATCACCGGTGGTCTGCCGCGCGTCGCCGAGCTCTTCGAAGCCCGCCGTCCGAAGGACCACGCGGTCATCGCCGAGATCACGGGTCGCGTCGAATTTGGTCGCGACTACAAGAACAAGCGCCGCATCGCGATTGTTCCGGAAGGCGAAGATCAGGAGAAGGTCGAGTACCTTGTCCCGAAGGGCAAGCACCTCACCGTCCAGGAAGGCGATGTGATCCAGAAGGGCGAATACCTGCTCGACGGTCACCCCGCGCCGCACGACATCCTGGCGATCCTCGGCGTTCCGGCCCTAGCCAACTACCTGATCGACGAGATCCAGGAGGTCTATCGACTGCAAGGCGTTCCGATCAACGACAAGCACATCGAAACTATCGTTCGTCAGATGCTGCAGAAGATCGAGGTCAAGGATCCGGGCGACAGCACTTTCCTGGCTGCCGAGCAGGTCGACAAGATCGAGTTCATCGAGACCAACGAGCGTCTCGAGGCCGAGGGCAAGCGGATCGCTACGGGTGACCCGGTTCTTCTGGGGATCACCAAGGCGTCCCTGCAGACGCGTTCCTTCATCTCGGCAGCCTCCTTCCAAGAGACGACCCGCGTCCTCACCGAGGCGGCCGTCCAGGGCAAGGAAGACACGCTCGAGGGTCTCAAGGAGAACGTCATTGTTGGCCGCCTGATTCCCGCCGGTACCGGCGCCATCATGCGCCAGTACCAGGCGATCGCTGACGATCTTGATGCGGATATGCTCGCAGAGCGTGAAGCGGCGGTTGAGGCCGAAGGCCTGCCGACGGAGATCGCCGACGCAGCTGCTGAGGAATTGGCCGCTGAAGAGGGCGCAAACTAGCCCATTTCAGGGACGATCCCCCTGTTATACCAGAGAAAAGGCCGCCAGGAGACTGGCGGCCTTTTTGTATCGGCCGGTACCGGGCCGTAGCGCCTCAGAAAACCTCTGAACAAGCGCTTGACGAATGCGAGTCGTCTGCGTAGTTTCCGCGCTCGTTTTGAGGACGGGCCGTAACCCACGCGGTTAGACGTCGTCCACGGTAACGGAAAAGCCCCAGATGCCGCCGTGCGAACCTCGCGTTCGAGCGTCGGGATCTTTCTTTGCGTCCATCAGCATTTCAACATGCTGGGGGGCGTGGTTGTTGAGATTAGGAACGGATTAGAGCGGGATGCCAACAATCAACCAGCTCATTCGCAAGCCGCGAAAAGACAAGCCGAAGCGCAACAAGGTGCCGGCCCTGCAGGCTTGCCCGCAGCGCCGTGGCGTCTGCACGCGCGTCTATACCACGACCCCGAAAAAGCCGAACTCGGCCTTGCGGAAAGTCGCCAAAGTGCGTCTGACCAACGGGTATGAAGTTGTGAGCTACATCCCGGGTGAGGGTCACAATCTGCAGGAACACTCAGTTGTCCTTATCCGCGGTGGTCGCGTGAAGGACCTTCCGGGTGTCCGCTATCACATTCTTCGCGGCGTTCTGGATACCCAGGGCGTCAAGGACCGCAAGCAACGCCGTTCGAAATACGGCGCCAAGCGTCCTAAGTAAGGGAGACGTCCATGTCGCGTCGTCACCGCGCAGAGAAACGCGAGATCTTTCCGGACCCCAAGTTTGGGGATCGCGATCTCACGAAATTCATGAACTACATCATGCTCGACGGCAAAAAGTCTGTCGCCGAGCGCATTGTCTATGGCGCTCTCGACATCGTCGAAGAGAAGCTGAAGCGCGAGCCGATCCGCGTCTTCCACGAGGCCCTGGACAATGTGGCGCCTGAAGTCGAGGTCCGCTCCCGCCGCGTTGGTGGTGCGACCTATCAGGTGCCGGTTGAAGTCCGTACCGAACGCAAGAAGGCCCTCGCCATTCGCTGGCTCACGGGTGCTGCGCGCGGTCGTAACGAGAATACCATGCGCGAACGTCTCGCCGCTGAAATGATGGACGCTGCCGCCAATCGCGGTACGGCCGTCAAGAAGCGCGAAGACACGCACCGGATGGCGGAAGCCAACCGGGCTTTCTCGCACTACCGCTGGTAACCCCCTACAGGCACAGACCCGTACCAAGGACCCTTACAAATGGCCCGCGACTACAAAATCGAGGACTACCGCAACTTCGGCATCATGGCTCACATTGATGCCGGCAAGACGACGACGACCGAGCGGATCCTCTATTACACCGGCAAGTCCCACAAGATTGGTGAAGTGCACGATGGTGCCGCCACCATGGACTGGATGGAGCAGGAGCAGGAGCGTGGCATCACGATCACGTCTGCTGCAACGACCTGTTTCTGGAACGGCAAGCGCCTGAACATCATCGACACGCCCGGCCACGTCGACTTCACGATCGAAGTCGAGCGCTCGCTGCGTGTTCTTGATGGTGCTGTTTGCTGTCTGGACGCCAATGCCGGTGTCGAGCCGCAGACCGAAACGGTGTGGCGTCAGGCCGACCGTTACAAGGTCCCGCGTATGGTGTTCATCAACAAGATGGACAAGCTGGGCGCCGACTTCTTCAACTGCGTCAAGATGATCGAAGATCGTCTCGGCGCCACGCCGCTGTGCGTTCAGCTGCCGATCGGGTCAGAGATCGAATACGAAGGTCTCGTCGATCTGGTCACGATGAAGGAACTGGTGTGGCAGGGTGAAAACCTTGGCGCGACCTGGGAAGTCCGGGATATCCGTCCCGAGCTGGCTGACCAGGCTGCCGAATACCGTGAGAAGCTCGTCGAGACGGCCGTTGAGCAGGACGAAGCTGCCATGGAGGCCTATCTCGAGGGCGAAGAGCCGTCCGAGGAGACCCTCAAGCGCCTCATCCGCAAGGGCTGCATCGAGCTCGCCTTCAACCCGATCCTGTGCGGCACCGCGTTCAAGAACAAGGGCGTCCAGCCCCTGCTGGATGCTGTCGTCGATTACCTGCCGAGCCCGGTCGAAGTGCCGGCCATCAAGGGTATCGATTTCAAGACCGAGGAAGAAGTCACGCGCCGCGCTGCCGATGACGAGCCGACCTCCCTGCTCGCCTTCAAGATCATGAACGACCCGTTCGTCGGCTCGCTCACCTTCGCGCGCATGTATTCCGGTCACCTTGAGACGGGCGTGTCCCTGCTCAACACGGTGAAGGACAAGAAAGAGCGTATCGGCCGCATGCTGCTGATGCACTCCAATTCGCGTGAAGACATCAAGGAATGCTTTGCCGGCGACATCGTCGCGATTGCAGGCCTGAAGGACACCACGACGGGCGACACCCTGTGTGACCCGATGAAGCCGGTGATCCTGGAGCGCATGGAATTCCCGGATCCGGTCATCGAGCTGGCCATCGAGCCGAAGTCGAAGGCCGACCAGGAGAAGCTTGGCGTTGCCCTGCAGCGTCTGGCTGCCGAGGATCCGTCCTTCCGCATGAAGACCGACGAAGAATCCGGCCAGACCATCATTGCCGGCATGGGCGAGCTTCACCTCGACATTCTCGTCGATCGCATGAAGCGCGAGTTCAAGGTTGAGGCCAATGTCGGCGCGCCGCAGGTGGCCTACCGCGAATCGCTCGGCCAGGCTGGTATCGTCGACTACACGCACAAGAAGCAGTCCGGTGGTTCGGGCCAGTTCGCCCGCGTCAAGATCGAATTCGCACCGGGTGAGTCCGGCTCGGGTTTTGTCTTCGAGAGCAAGATCATCGGTGGCTCTGTGCCGAAGGAATACATTCCGGGCGTTGAAAAGGGTCTGAAGTCGGTTATGGATGGCGGCCTGATTGCCGGTTTCCCGGTTATCGACGTCCAGGCGACCCTGATCGACGGTGCCTACCACGACGTTGACTCCAGCGTCCTCGCCTTCGAGATCGCGGCTCGTGCCGCTTTCCGTGAAGCCAAGTCGCATTGTGCGCCGAAGCTTCTGGAGCCGATCATGAAGGTCGAAGTCGTGACGCCGGACGAATACACCGGTGGTGTTATTGGTGACCTGAACTCCCGTCGGGGTCAGATCGCCGGTCAGGAAATGCGCGGCAACGCAACCGTCGTGAATGCGATGGTGCCGCTGGCGAACATGTTCGGTTACGTGAACAACCTGCGGTCTGCGACCCAGGGCCGGGCTCAGTTCACCATGCTTTTCGATCACTATGAGGCGGTGCCCAAGGCCGTCGAACAAGAAGTCATCGCCAAGTCCGCCTAAGCGGACCTCTGGTCACAGTAAAACAACGAACACACGGATTTCGGAGCGAGATCATGGCGAAGGAAAAGTTTCAGCGGACTAAGCCGCACGCGAACATCGGCACGATTGGTCACGTTGACCATGGCAAGACGACGCTGACGGCTGCGATCACGATGGTGCTGGCGGAAGCCTCCGGCGGTGTCGCGAAGGGTTATGACGAGATTGACAGCGCGCCTGAAGAGAAGGCACGCGGCATCACGATCTCGACGGCTCACGTCGAATACGAGACGGCGAACCGTCACTACGCACA
This window contains:
- the rpsL gene encoding 30S ribosomal protein S12, with protein sequence MPTINQLIRKPRKDKPKRNKVPALQACPQRRGVCTRVYTTTPKKPNSALRKVAKVRLTNGYEVVSYIPGEGHNLQEHSVVLIRGGRVKDLPGVRYHILRGVLDTQGVKDRKQRRSKYGAKRPK
- the rpsG gene encoding 30S ribosomal protein S7, with protein sequence MSRRHRAEKREIFPDPKFGDRDLTKFMNYIMLDGKKSVAERIVYGALDIVEEKLKREPIRVFHEALDNVAPEVEVRSRRVGGATYQVPVEVRTERKKALAIRWLTGAARGRNENTMRERLAAEMMDAAANRGTAVKKREDTHRMAEANRAFSHYRW
- the fusA gene encoding elongation factor G — encoded protein: MARDYKIEDYRNFGIMAHIDAGKTTTTERILYYTGKSHKIGEVHDGAATMDWMEQEQERGITITSAATTCFWNGKRLNIIDTPGHVDFTIEVERSLRVLDGAVCCLDANAGVEPQTETVWRQADRYKVPRMVFINKMDKLGADFFNCVKMIEDRLGATPLCVQLPIGSEIEYEGLVDLVTMKELVWQGENLGATWEVRDIRPELADQAAEYREKLVETAVEQDEAAMEAYLEGEEPSEETLKRLIRKGCIELAFNPILCGTAFKNKGVQPLLDAVVDYLPSPVEVPAIKGIDFKTEEEVTRRAADDEPTSLLAFKIMNDPFVGSLTFARMYSGHLETGVSLLNTVKDKKERIGRMLLMHSNSREDIKECFAGDIVAIAGLKDTTTGDTLCDPMKPVILERMEFPDPVIELAIEPKSKADQEKLGVALQRLAAEDPSFRMKTDEESGQTIIAGMGELHLDILVDRMKREFKVEANVGAPQVAYRESLGQAGIVDYTHKKQSGGSGQFARVKIEFAPGESGSGFVFESKIIGGSVPKEYIPGVEKGLKSVMDGGLIAGFPVIDVQATLIDGAYHDVDSSVLAFEIAARAAFREAKSHCAPKLLEPIMKVEVVTPDEYTGGVIGDLNSRRGQIAGQEMRGNATVVNAMVPLANMFGYVNNLRSATQGRAQFTMLFDHYEAVPKAVEQEVIAKSA